A section of the Mastomys coucha isolate ucsf_1 unplaced genomic scaffold, UCSF_Mcou_1 pScaffold15, whole genome shotgun sequence genome encodes:
- the LOC116092230 gene encoding olfactory receptor 4B1-like, which produces MASVNVTELIITGLFQDPEVQKVCFVMFLPVYLATVLGNGLIVVTVNISKSLYSPMYFFLSYLSLVEILYSSTVVPKFITDLLNKIKTISLKGCLAQIFFFHFFGVTEILLLSVMAYDRYVAICKPLYYTTIMSRLKCYHLVAGSWVGGFFHSIIQIFITIPLPFCGPNVIDHYFCDLHPLFKLACTDTLVVGVIMFVNSGLFSVFSFLFLVSSYIVILYNLRNHSAEGRRKALSTCASHIMVVVLFFGPAIFLYLRPASTYTEDKLVAVFYTVITPMLNPIIYTLRNAEVKNAVRKLWGKKVSSSLE; this is translated from the coding sequence ATGGCCAGTGTAAATGTGACTGAGTTGATCATCACTGGCCTTTTCCAGGATCCAGAGGTGCAGAAGGTGTGCTTTGTGATGTTTCTTCCCGTGTACCTGGCCACAGTGCTGGGCAATGGCCTCATTGTTGTGACAGTCAACATCAGTAAGAGTCTGTATTCCCCCATGTATTTCTTCCTCAGCTACTTGTCCTTGGTGGAGATTCTCTACTCCTCTACTGTTGTCCCTAAGTTCATCACTGATTtacttaacaaaattaaaaccatCTCTCTGAAGGGCTGCCTGGCTCagattttcttcttccacttctttGGGGTCACTGAGATTCTCTTGCTTTCAGTGATGgcttatgaccgctatgtggctaTCTGTAAACCTCTTTACTACACAACTATCATGAGTAGGCTCAAATGTTACCACCTGGTGGCTGGTTCCTGGGTAGGGGGATTTTTTCATTCTATAATTCAGATATTCATCACTATCCCTTTGCCCTTCTGTGGTCCCAATGTGATTGACCACTACTTCTGTGACCTCCATCCCTTATTCAAGTTGGCCTGCACTGACACTCTTGTGGTGGGGGTTATTATGTTTGTTAACAGTggattattttctgtattttccttccttttcttggtgtcctcttaCATTGTTATCCTGTATAACTTGAGGAACCATTCTGCTGAGGGGAGGCGCAAGGCTCTATCTACCTGTGCATCTCACATCATGGTGGTCGTCTTGTTCTTTGGACCTGCCATCTTCCTCTACTTGAGGCCTGCCTCCACCTATACTGAAGACAAGCTTGTGGCTGTGTTCTACACGGTCATCACCCCCATGCTAAACCCCAtcatatacacactcagaaaTGCAGAGGTGAAAAATGCTGTGAGGAAGTTGTGGGGCAAAAAAGTAAGCTCAAGTCTGGAATAA